A window from Molothrus ater isolate BHLD 08-10-18 breed brown headed cowbird chromosome 24, BPBGC_Mater_1.1, whole genome shotgun sequence encodes these proteins:
- the LOC118695520 gene encoding cAMP-dependent protein kinase inhibitor beta-like: MTEVEPVLDFASSGRTGRRNALPDILGSPAGVSPADLPLKLAEMSLSAGSAQDMQSPSAEAPPPQPPSPELKDTS, encoded by the exons ATGACCGAGGTGGAACCCGTGCTGGACTTCGCATCCTCCGGCAGGACGGGCCGGCGCAATGCCCTGCCCGACATCCTGGGCTCGCCCGCCGGCGTCAGCCCCGCCGACCTGCCCCTCAAACTGGCCGAGATGTCCCTGAGCGCAG gcagtgcccaggacaTGCAGTCGCCCTCAGCGGAGGCGCCCCCTCCGCAGCCGCCCAGCCCCGAGCTGAAGGACACGTCCTAA